The sequence tcactatgaaataaattcccaataatatgtaaatagtTAAATCTGACAatatacaacaaataaaaaataaagataaaaaatccAAAGGTACCCATAAAAAGcaactaaacaaataaaaaaagaagaatgcaGAATGAGACtccaaatataaaaagaaaagcgtgttacatatatatatatacccacTCTCCACCTGCTTTTTTGGGAATCTTGTGTTTGGACAGCAGGAGCCCACcaccttttcttcttccatttcattattttataaataaaatagttgttATTCATTCTTGAGTGGAGTCGAGTGATGATACTATGCagtaaaaaagaagaaagaaaaaacatgtCATTTCAACGTAAGATCAATCAAGATTTCCCTGACTGGCAATGTGTGTTTGGACATTTTCTTACTTCTGATATCATGGTCTTCACACGTGCCACTGATTCTCATCTTTTTGCTTTTCAATATCTTAAGAATGATTTCAGGGATAAGATTGATGGACAGAGGGCGTGGAACTGGGCTGAGGATTGAACTCTCTAAAATGGCAAGGATTTGAGGCATGCAAGGACGGAGAGCCTCCGTTGGTGACAGGCAACGCGCTGCCATCCGTAGCAATTGCTTGATGCTGCGTCGCGTGTACTGTGGCAAAACAACTCTTTTGTCCACAACTTCCATCATCCGTCCCTTTTGGATCAACGGGACAGCCCACTCCACGATCGAGGCCGGCGATTCAACTACGTCAATCACTTTTCGGCTGGATATTAGCTCCAGCAACAACACTCCGTAGCTAAAAACATCGGTTTTGGTGCTCAACTTGCAAGGCGTGGTGTAACCAGGGTCTAGGTACCCTATTGTACCCGCAGGTACATTTAACTCGTCTTCACGGATGGCCAACCCAAAATCGGCTACCTTTGCCTTCCAATTCTTGTCAACCAACACGTTGGCTGATTTGATATCCCGGTGCACGATGGAGGGGTCGGATTCATGGATGAAACCAACCCCCTTAGCAATATGGATGGCGAATTCCACACGTTTTGGCCACGACAGAGGCATGGCCGAGAGGTGGAGGATTTCATGCAACGTACCGTTAGGCATGTATTCCGTGACAAGAATTTTGTTGCCAAAAGAGTCGTAGCTAATGCCAAGCAAGTTGATGAGGCATGGATGGGGATGAAGCGACGATAAGATACGTGCTTCGTTCTCCAGCTTCGTGTTGTCTCCAAGCTTTTGGAGGCCTAAGGATTGCTTCTTGATGGCGACGTGGTTGCCGTCTTTGAGGATGCCTCTGTACACGCTGCCGTGGCTTCCTTTTCCGACTATTCGCGACGGAGAGAATCCATCCGTCGCTACTTCAAGTTCTTGGAGATCAAATTCCTTCATTTTCACTCTCTtgtgttcttgtttttttatgtttttggcACATTGAAGTGGAGGGTGAGAAAGGGTCTATgaagtgaatatatatatatatatatgtatatataattaaataattaaaagtttaagaCAAACAAATAAAGGAAAGTATGGGGAGGGAAtcaaaatctttaattttttattttagaaaaagcaAAAGGGTGAGGCAAAGGTGGGTAGGAGGTCAGAATATTGGACTGCTAGCTGTTTCtttcccccctccccccccccactGATTTTTTGGGATGCCCAAAAGATTCTAAGGCTTATACTTtgggaatttttcaaaatttacagtgctttaaataaattaattgtagcCAAAGTTGagttgtaaaattatttttgaatttaattgaaggGTAAATGATAATGAGTAGACTGCGGTTtcgtataattatgaatattcttttattttttgaaaaattataaatactgtttgatatttgataaaagtatgtaatttttggatgaaagTTTATAATTGTTAACTTTGCGTTTAatctactttttaaaaaaagaattaaaaaattataagaaaatcagATGAGGTGGAtggaaatttataaaaaaaaatccactaaaaatgttattaaattacaaaaaataattaaaattacaattcataatttataaatatattttagtcacagcaccacaaaaaatatgatggaAACCTAATAGAGACTAACGAATTgacttagagggtgtttggttAAGTTAtcttaaaacatcttataagatgttttaggatcttataagatgttgaaatcctatttcaaaaataagcTCCTAACGTGTTTGGaccttataagatgttaggaTGTTTGGCATAATAAGGTCTTTAATTGGTAAAATAACTCAAATGGGCATGATACTATTATGatcaaataagttgttatttcttgacatattttgtttaaaaattttttgaaacacttttataaatagtacacattaatttaattctaaataaaaatttaatagataattttttttcaataaaaaataaattattacctaagttttgaataaaataattgatattttctttgttaatgcaatattttcttaatcatataatttataatgtcttgaatttatttttttaataattataatatcaatatcaatcttatttttatttaattataataatttattattaaataatgaagtattttttcttttttgaatgttaaaaaaattctttagaTCCTACAAAGATTATGTGCATGTATGTTTgtgcttgtgtgtgtgtgtgagagagagagagagagattgaaagagagagaatagagtgtgtgtgagagagaaagagagtaagggtgtgtgtgtgagagagagagagagagagtgaaagagagagaggagagtgtgtgtgagagagaaagagagtaaggggagtgtgtgtgggtgtgttgAGAGAGTTTGTGTGAGTGTATGAAGGGATATTGTAGTCTTatgacatattaatattacatatcttataaaatctatactatataaaaagaaaatgcttttttttcttataaacgGTGAATATGACACCGCgacattaattttgttattataccAATAATACCCCttagttgattttctttttttctcattgttgctttctttcttttttctttttaggaatatgatgtgttggcttatatataattttttattcataatatgttttaaatataaaatattatttattatatgtacgcAGGGATAGAGCGCCACGGCAGCTaatgttacaaaaaaatttagaaaaattaactttttttttaaagagcttatatgatccaaaatattttattttgagatattataaactctttaaaaaaaaaatagccaaataaatatttagagcttataagctctcaaacatcttataagatgttttgaggAGCTTATAAACTTAGTCAAACATCCTCTTAATTGTTTGACGgctaaaatcaaaagaatgcccataatttttctaacaacaaaaatatttataattatgataaacttAAAAGAGGACATCGTAATTTACACcctttaatttaatctaactTTATAAGGACTGAAACTTttcaaagttttattttttgttccacaCATGCAATCATTTGTACACAAATTGGGAGTTTGAATCCAAGACCTATACCAAGAACTTCTGAAGCCCAAACTACTTAAATATCCCCTAAATACAGttattcttgtttatttttgtccaattgATTTGTCCTAATAAAGTTGGACTTGGACTCAATTGAAATTCAAACCAAGTCTTGGTGGTAGTACATTTGACTTGAATTAATCTCAGACTGATAAATATTAGATtataacaagaaatttaagaaattaatatgtataatatcTTGTAAAcccaagaagaaaaatttcaaatcctgACCAGATTTGACAGGATCAGCTTTCTTGCAATCCAgcaatcaaagaaaaagtaatcaaatggagtaaaagaaaaagatcacCTCCACAGTTCACCAGCAAATGGAACTCGAGGAATTGTAAGATTGCATAAATTTCTGGATCAATAATAACCACCATGCAAGTTGCAGGaggcaaaagaaaaagagaaaccGAAGGTTGATCACTTGACATACAAGGATATGCTAGCTTCAGCTCCGATAGGAGAATCACCTCGGGCGAGTCACGGGCCAGAACTTCTATCTTCTGGCGCAGACTACCAGGCGCACAAGGCACTAACCTTATGAGAGAAAACGGTCAATTATAACTGAAAAAGGGATGGAAATAATGGCAGAAGAAAACACGAGCAATGGTGCTGCTGCAGGACAGGACTACGAGTCCGGGTTTCAGTCCACACGAGGGAACTGTTTTTTGGTCATTGGCATGCATAGTCAGTCGAGAGGAGTGGTTAGTGCTTAGAGGAAATGGGAAAAACTCATGCAAGATTACTCTATGTATGAAGTTGGCTAGAAACTGGATCGTGACCAGCAGTAGCTTCCTTGTGTTTCAAGGAAAGATTGGTGAATTGTTGATCAAGATCTCTGCTCTTGGCACGACGATGGCTGGACGACAtcggctgctgctgctgctgtggTTGCTGTTGCTGATGATACAGGCTCCGTAGTCTTGCGACTTCTCTCTCCAATACTTCATGCTCCACTGCACACACCATCCAGAAATGAGTTCCAAGAGAATCTGTTCTAATGAACTTCGGACACTTGATAGGACGAGAACTTACTATACTTGATAAGCTGCTCCTGAGATAAACTATCTAATCGTTGCTTCAGTGCTTTGTTTTCCATGGTAAGAATGAGATTTTGCTGGTTAAGGAATTCAAGCTCAGCAGAAACTTCAGAGCCTTCTGCCTGCAATGGTAAACAACATACGTTATATCAGGAACTAGGAAGAATTAGTAGTGTGCTGTATCATACTAAGATTTTTGTGGAGCAGGAAGAAGACTTGCCTGTAGAGCTTGGACGTTTCTCTCAAGTTCAGCTATATATTGAAGCTTCCGGACACGCGAACGCTGAGCAAATTGCCTGGGTAAGGTAGAAAGTCTTAAGTTTAAAAACCTTCAATTGCTGATAAATTGTTGGAATACATTGAAGAAATTTGAGTGAAATTCAatgaacaaagaaagaaaattgcacCAAGTAAAATAGCTACTTTTACATTGTCTcgtcatataaattaaaaatctctAAATATCCAGGTAAAACACAGACATGGGAAATGTAAgtgtattattattacagaACCACCTATAATCTTAATGTTTTATATGCTTAAACCACAGACATGAAAGCAGAATATTATGTTCACTACCCAGAGTCTAGAGCAGCTAAGagcaagaagaaaagaaattcattGCTAAGTTTTCAGATAAGTACTCTTATTTTTAGTATACCTTAACCCGACATCAATACTTTAGTTATACTACTCAGGGATAGCAATCACTCCAGGTAAGTTTTTCTAAATTTCAGGACGTAAGAAACACAGTTTACTGCTCAGCTTACAATTGAACTATTAAGGAAATTCACTTGCTTTGTGAACCATGTAATCAGATCAAGGATTGGTAAATAGTTGGTAAGAATCCCTTCGGGAGCATTAATCAGTGTTTATCCATTGTTATGCTTACTTCATATCTGGATAAGAGAGCACCCTGTTAAACCTAGGGAGTTAACCCGAAACCCATGTGTAGCTCTTCcagaaaaatttgaatatgtgCAAAACAAGGTCATGTTACTCACTGATGTGTCCTCAAATTAATCCTTAAGCATGCAAGGatcattcatttatttcacTACATAATTCCAATCATAAATTGCTCACCAATAACATGTGCAACATTGAGAGAAAGGGAATTACCAAATGAACAAAAGCTGCCTAAGAATTgagattcaaaattttcattaactCGAACTTCAACAACATTTATCAAGTAAAGGAGGTTTACATACTGTTTGGCACGTTTTGTGTCTGTTTCTGATGCCGAAGACTTGACATGAGTAGAGTCCTTGCCAGAGGACCCTTTTGGACCTGATTCAACATCTTCCTGCTTTTCAGACAATGAAGTTGGATCCCTATCGGCATCTTGCGAGGTGCTTAGAGACCCCGCATTAGGAACAATGGCAGTGTCCCTAGGAGAAGGCCGGCCACGGGGAGGTGCAACTGAACTTATAGGTGTATTCCATGGCTTGTTCTTGGTTTTGCCGGAAGGATTTAGGTTTGCATAGAAAGAACTATGCTGTATAcctttataaaaatcaaagtcTTGAGATCCCcatgaagataatggagtcATATTTATTAACTTGTTATCATCTTGAGCTACATAATTCATACTTCCAACATTAGCTGTATCAATATATGCAAAGGAATCACTTGATGAGCGCCGATGACCTCCTCTAC comes from Sesamum indicum cultivar Zhongzhi No. 13 linkage group LG10, S_indicum_v1.0, whole genome shotgun sequence and encodes:
- the LOC105172547 gene encoding serine/threonine-protein kinase-like protein At5g23170, with the protein product MKEFDLQELEVATDGFSPSRIVGKGSHGSVYRGILKDGNHVAIKKQSLGLQKLGDNTKLENEARILSSLHPHPCLINLLGISYDSFGNKILVTEYMPNGTLHEILHLSAMPLSWPKRVEFAIHIAKGVGFIHESDPSIVHRDIKSANVLVDKNWKAKVADFGLAIREDELNVPAGTIGYLDPGYTTPCKLSTKTDVFSYGVLLLELISSRKVIDVVESPASIVEWAVPLIQKGRMMEVVDKRVVLPQYTRRSIKQLLRMAARCLSPTEALRPCMPQILAILESSILSPVPRPLSINLIPEIILKILKSKKMRISGTCEDHDIRSKKMSKHTLPVREILIDLTLK
- the LOC105172548 gene encoding uncharacterized protein At4g06598, with protein sequence MANSKGSSTMRNMMYNGKNSLLPPKCPFPSLPPSYDEYIPTSVIGPKAPQKPRHGNSHHQRTSSESFLLEEQPSWLDELLNEPEPPVRRGGHRRSSSDSFAYIDTANVGSMNYVAQDDNKLINMTPLSSWGSQDFDFYKGIQHSSFYANLNPSGKTKNKPWNTPISSVAPPRGRPSPRDTAIVPNAGSLSTSQDADRDPTSLSEKQEDVESGPKGSSGKDSTHVKSSASETDTKRAKQQFAQRSRVRKLQYIAELERNVQALQAEGSEVSAELEFLNQQNLILTMENKALKQRLDSLSQEQLIKYMEHEVLEREVARLRSLYHQQQQPQQQQQPMSSSHRRAKSRDLDQQFTNLSLKHKEATAGHDPVSSQLHT